A region of Pseudoxanthomonas sp. CF385 DNA encodes the following proteins:
- the pgsA gene encoding CDP-diacylglycerol--glycerol-3-phosphate 3-phosphatidyltransferase, with the protein MKLTVPTWLTLLRILLIPVLVLVFYLPYTWTNFAAAFIFILAAVTDWLDGWIARRYHLYSAFGAFLDPVADKLMVAVSLFLIVQDNPTMWMAIWAAVIVGREIAVSALREWMAELGQRATVKVAALGKIKTIVQMVALSCLLYASTPGSQELADIWMGRWVFVLGDWLLAIAALLTLWSGIQYLLAAWPILREGEKKTVDSSEQPATISPLTTRE; encoded by the coding sequence ATGAAGTTGACCGTTCCCACCTGGCTCACGCTGCTGCGGATCCTGCTGATCCCGGTGCTGGTGCTGGTGTTCTACCTGCCGTACACGTGGACCAACTTCGCGGCGGCCTTCATCTTCATCCTCGCGGCGGTCACCGACTGGCTGGACGGCTGGATCGCGCGCCGGTATCACCTGTATTCAGCCTTCGGGGCTTTCCTGGACCCGGTCGCCGACAAGCTGATGGTGGCGGTGTCGCTGTTCCTCATCGTGCAGGACAACCCCACGATGTGGATGGCGATCTGGGCCGCGGTCATCGTCGGGCGCGAGATCGCGGTGTCTGCGCTGCGCGAGTGGATGGCCGAGCTGGGCCAGCGCGCCACGGTCAAGGTCGCCGCGCTGGGCAAGATCAAGACCATCGTGCAGATGGTGGCGCTGTCCTGCCTGCTGTACGCATCCACGCCGGGCTCGCAGGAACTGGCCGACATCTGGATGGGGCGATGGGTATTCGTCCTGGGCGACTGGCTGCTGGCCATCGCGGCCCTGCTGACCCTGTGGTCGGGCATCCAGTACCTGCTCGCGGCATGGCCGATCCTGCGCGAGGGCGAGAAGAAGACGGTTGACAGTTCCGAACAACCCGCTACAATTTCGCCTCTCACGACGCGGGAATAG